Genomic DNA from Corallococcus macrosporus:
GGTGGCGCGCGAGCTGCGCCTGGACGGCGTGCTGTGCAACCGCTTCGAGGTGGACGCCTCGGGGCTGCACACCGGGCGCATGCTGGGGGAGGTCTGCTTCGGCGAGGGCAAGCGGTTCCACGCGGAGGCCACCGCGAAGGAGGCGGGCGTGCCGCTGTCCGCGTGCGCCTTCTACACGGACTCGTACTCGGACCTGCCGGTGCTGGAGGTGGTGGGGCGCCCGGTGGTGGTGAACCCGGATCACCGCCTGCGCCGGGAAGCCCGGCGGCGCGGCTGGCCGGTGGTGGACTGGGGCGTGCCTCCGGGAGGCGCCACCCCGTCCGTCCCACCGTCTCCGCCGCTCGTGCCCTCCACCGGCCCCTGAAGGGCACGGGCGGAAGGCACGTGACGCGCTGCCCTCAGCGGCGCGGAGACACGAGCCGCATGGTGAAGGTGTAGTCCACGTTCACCGGACGGCCCTGGTACTGGATGGGCTTGTAGACGCGGGACTGGAGCGAGTCGAGCACGGCCTTCTCCATGTGCTGCACCATCTTCAGGACGCGGCAGTTCTCCACGCGGCCCTTGTTGGTGATGGTGCAACGCACCGCCACGAGCCCCTCCGCCTTGATGGCGAGCGCCTCGCGCGTGTACGCGATGTCGCGGCCCTCCTCCAACAACATCGGCCGGTCCATGGCGTCGTTGAAGGGGATGACGGCGTTCGGGTTGACGGGCGCGAGCGCGCCGGTCGTCAGCGACGGCACCGCGAGGCTGCCCGCCGCGCTCACCGGGGCGGCGGCGGAGGAGCCCAGCGCGCCCAGCGCCTTGTCCGTCGTCGTGGCGGGGACGACCGCGGCGGCGGTGGCCGTGTTCGCCTGCATCATCACCGGCGCCGCCATGCCGCCCGGCGTCGCCGGGGCCACGTTCTCGAAGTCCTCGGGGGTGGAGGCGCTGGCCAGGTCCACGCGGCTCGGGCGCTCACCACCGCCCCGGCGCTTGGTCAGCTTCTGGGACAGCACCACCTCGCCGGAGCCGCCCGTGATGAGGGTCTCCGTCTGGTAGCCCTCCAGCGCGAACGTCAGCTCCGCGGTGATGCTGCCCTCGTTGCCCAGCGGCAGCTCCATCACGAAGG
This window encodes:
- a CDS encoding HAD-IB family hydrolase, translated to MAVAFFDLDRTLLAANSASLWVRRELALGHISRWEALRASLLLARYHLGFVAMQDVLLRATALLTGSDAKDLEARSADFYEEAVRGQYRPGALAALEAHREAGDRRVLLTSSSGYLSDLVARELRLDGVLCNRFEVDASGLHTGRMLGEVCFGEGKRFHAEATAKEAGVPLSACAFYTDSYSDLPVLEVVGRPVVVNPDHRLRREARRRGWPVVDWGVPPGGATPSVPPSPPLVPSTGP